A segment of the Malaclemys terrapin pileata isolate rMalTer1 chromosome 1, rMalTer1.hap1, whole genome shotgun sequence genome:
TTTTTCTCTGTGTGCAAGATATGCTaagtttcattttatttgcagAGTGTGGCAAACATTCCTTCTCTGCATGGGGACTATGGCAGGCTGCCAGCTACATCCTGTGTGGAGGAGACTTTCTGTACAGTTGATGCACATGTTGGACAACTGGTGCCATTATGCACCCCCCAGAAAAGTATGTCTTTTCCTTTGTATCTCTGTCTTTATTCTGTACCTAGCACACTCCTTTTAATTCTACACTACTATGTGTAGCtggtttgtgggctttctcctaCTGCTTTGTGAATGGTGTGACGGGCTGCCTTTGAAATACATTGTATGTTGGAATTCAACCTATGTGTACAGCAGGCTTGGGGTTTCCAAATTAAACAAGAATAAGCCTCCTTTGTTGTTTTAGTCCATATTCAGTACAGGACTGTTCTCCTAATCAAAGACTACTGCAAGCTTCTGATTCATATAGATGTCTACTTTCAGCTGGGAGAACAGGTCCTGATAggcttctttccctccccatcccttgaACCTGCTTAGTACTTAACTTTAGCATAACAATATTTTCCACCAAGCCATACACCTATTAGTGGCTTGTCCTACTTTCTTATTTATATATTCGTATTAAGTGATCACCAATCAATAGAACTCTCTCGAGTTCTCCATGTTGGCATTCCCATTCACCATTCTGGATTACTGGGATTGAGATAAAAATGCTGCCAACTAACAACACTGGTCTGTTTCCATCTCTAAGAGATGTAGGCATGTAGACCTAATTAATAAATGTCAGAGATATTAAGACCAGAAGgcactattgtgatcatctagtctggcctcttgcctagcacaggccatagaacttcacctaGCAATTTCTGCATTAAGCCCAAACTTCTGTTTGAGCCCTAGCATAGTTTTTGAAAAGATATCCAGCCTTGATGTAAAGAATCTACCATCTCTCAAGGtaaattctgcaattttttttatattggaACTGTCTTTCTAGTCTCAGTTAGTCTAGAATCTTAattattttaaggccagaaggaactattaggtcatctagtccagtggttctcaaagccaatccaccgcttgttcagggaaagcccctggtgggccgggccagtttgtttacctgccgcatccacaggttcagctgattgcggctcccactggccgcggtttgccgctccaggccaatggaggctgcgggaagggcagccagcagatccctccgcctgcgccgcttcccgcagccccaattggcctggagtggcgaaccgcggccagtgggagccacgatcggccaaacgtGTGGacacgacaggtaaacaaacctgcccggcccaccaggggctttccctgaacaatcGGCAgcccggctttgagaaccactgatctagtcagaCTTCCAGTTTAactcaggccacagaacttcatccAGTTACTCCATACTGAGACCAATAAACTTTTCTCAAAACATTTCTAGTTAACTAAAGCATGTCTAGCTTTAGCATCAAACCAGTAATCAATGGACCTCGTTAtccctttttctgctagattaaagaggcATCTACTATCAGAAGTATCTTCCCCATGTTAGTATTTGGGGACTGTGATTAAGTCACCTTTTAACCTCTCTTGAATAAACTAAGTAGATTGATTTTATTAAGTCTCTCATTATAAGGCATCCTTCTAGACCTCAAATCATTTGTCTAGcttttttctgaaccctttccagtttttcaacaccTTAACTGAAGTGTGaacaacagaactggacacactattccagtaaTAGTTTCACTAATGCCATATACATAGGAAATACCTctttctactcctacttgatataTCCCTTCCTTATACATCATCTTGGCCCTCTCAGTTACATcatctcactgggagctcattATAACTTTAATTATATTCTCACAGAGAATTTACCTTCCAGTAACAAGTAACACTCTGAGGAACCCAGTTAACCCTATCATGGCCACTTTACTACAATCTTGATGCTTTTCTCTGTGTGCAGAGTATACTAAACTTCACTTTATTTGCAGAGTGTGGACAACTTCTTTTCTTTGCATGAGGACTATGGCAGACTTCAGGCTGCATCCTGCATAGATGAGACAGTTTTGTACAGTTCTTGCACATGTTGCGTGACACGTTCCATTGTGCACccagaaaatatttcttttcctttgttttcatgcTGTGCtccttttacttttatttttgtatagcTGCTCTGTTAGCCTTCCCCTGCTGCTTCATAAAGGGTGTGATCGGGTGCCTTTGGCATCCATTGTGCATTGGAtttcaggttgactgtgcattatggcAGGTGTGGGGGGTTTACATTAAACAAGATTAAGCCTCCTGTTTTGTTTTCATCCATATCTGGCACAGGAGTGCTCTACAATTCAACGTCTGCCACAAGCTTCTGACTTATACAGATTTCCACTTTCTGATGGGAGATTTCTACTTTCTGGAGGTTCCTGATAAGCCTCCTTGCCCTCAGCTGTTTAGTGCTTAACTTGCATAACAATATTTTCCACCAATCCATGCCCCTACTAGTGGGGGTGGCGATGGACATCCTTCTTGTGGACCCCTGTTGCAGATTGCATTTCATGGAGCATGATTTTCCCCAGTTATGCTTTCTAACTCTTCTACTAATCTTAGTCTGCCTCGGGTGGCACAGGCCCGGCTAGCTGACAAATCAGAATCACCTGCTGTCCGTGGGGAAGCGGTGCAGGTTTTTGCGGGTATGAACTGCACACAAAACATTACTTGATCTGGAACCCAGAACAAATAGAAATGAtggactcatgatttttggaccTTCGTGCACAATGTAGAGCTGCTGTTTGGAACATACTCACCCTAAAAACTATTGGTGCGCCTACCTTCTTGCCATGTGAATTGAACCAATAAAACATTTCCATGGCAGGACTGTGCAAAACCCATTGGAGCAGTGAAATGATTTTTAACCAAAATTTTAGGCCTTAGACCATTTTTCCTCCACAGTACAGTATGGATGGATCGCTCAAAAAAGATAGCTCTTCAGTGTAGGAGTTGGACCAACAGCCCCCTGGGGAAGGATGGACTCCATTAAGCAGCACACATTAAGCAGAAGTTCCCGAGGTGTTAGCCCAGAAACActtctctcacccccacccccaaaagggcactggcaccttccccacaggacagtaatacatacagtatgtatgtgtatgaatgTGTGTGTCTCAAACAATGCAGCTGCAACCTGCCACCCGACCCCAGCAACCGGCCCCTACTATTGTATTATAGTAGTATTGGAGATCCCCTCATCcagggggcagaaaagaactgccccttccatggtcacacacacccttctccccccaccccccaaacaactgtgagtgaaattaacaaggatgccagaaacgGCTCCTAACCCCGGGGCTGAACTGCTcagggaacagctgagtttaaactgttcttatgcaggcagcagcagcaggcatccTAGGCAGGCTTCTTGGACTCCCTTAGCCAGTCTCCCTGCTGCAATCTAGAGGGGAGAGCCCCTGctgagtgggggttggggaggaacGCAGAGCCTAACCAtctgcagcctggctggaggaggggggaggagacgaGAAACCAAGATGACAGTGAGTTTTCCCCTTCCACCTGCTTTTATTAGCTCTGGATTTAAGCTGTGCAGCCAAATGCTTGTATTTGTTGTGTATATTAGTATTGGAGAGATCCCCTCATCCTAGGCgcagaaaagaactgcccctgccatggtcaAACACACCCTCCTGCcaggccctcctccccccagcaactgggagtgaaattaacaaggatgccagaaacgGCTCCTAACCCCGGGAGCTGAATGGCgcagggaacagctgagtttaaactATTCTTATGCAGGGGGTAGGCTTACTTCTCCCTCtcagccagtctccctgctccctgctgcaagctagaggggagcctctgcagccgctgctgagtgccaggcagggggAAAGCACGGAGCCTAGCGTTgtcagcctggctggaggaggagtcagACTGCACTTTTTCTTACTGGTCctccgtaccggcttactttcacctctgctccacagtcattctgcactggctcagcttgttgttgaaccgctccttgctgctgtcaaggctccctgtgagggtttcatgagccacggcattcaagggtctccaaggatcgcaatgggcatttcgactttcCCTATggtaatcttctggtctgggaaaaaagtcccggcttgcagcttcctgaacaggccagtgttctgaaagatgcatgcatcatgcaccttttcgagccagcctgtgttaatgtcaatgaaatgcccacggtgatccacaagtgcctggagaacaatagagaaataccccttccgattaacgtactcagaagctaggtgggctggtgccagaaatggaatatgcgtcccatctatcgcccctctgcagttagggaaatccatttgtgcaaagccagccacaatgtcatgcacgttatccagagtcacggttcttctgagcaggatgcgattaatggccctgcaaacttgcatcaacacgattccaacggtcgactttcccactccaaactggttagcgaccgatcagtagctgtctggagttgcgctgcagggtgggtgcaagctcatcacacagtcctatgaaaatggcttttctcatccgaaagttctgcagccactgctcgtcatcccagacttccatgacgatgtgatcccaccactcagtgcttgtttccccgagccaaaagcggcgttccaagGTGGTGAGCATATCCATCAATGCCACATGCAATCTCATGTTGTATGCGTTACTCGAGTCGATATCATCgtcggagtcctcactgtcagtttggatcttaaggagtaactcgactgccaaacgtgacgtgctggcgagactcgtcagcatattcctcggcagtttgggctccattcccGCGGAcccaaaagggaagacagagtgcGCAgcacaaaaaacgttgaaagttggcgccaaatgtggatggaagcacagggattgctgggatgcgaactgATGCAtaacagggcattgggacaggacccagaatgccctacaccctccacccccttcccacaagccacagtgccagaatgggaagaggtgctttctgggatagctgcccataatgcaccgctccgaatgctgctgcaagtgctgcaaatgtggccatgccagcatgcttgcagctgtcagtgtggacagactgcagcactttccctactgcgctctccgaaggctggtttaactcaaagcactctacatctgcaagtgtagccatgccctcagagACTAGTTGTCAATATTTCACAGTCAACCcagaagggcatatcgagtggggtcccacaggggcctGTCCTTGGGCCAGTTCTGCTCAATAGCTTcttaaatgatttggataatagcACAGAGTACACAAAGTTTGGAGACGATACCAAACtgagggtggtggtgggagggttgcaagcactttggaggacaggattagaattcaaaatgaccttgacaaactggagaaatggtctgaaataaatagaatgaaattcagtaaggataaatgcaaaatactacatTTAAGAAGAAATAATCAGTTGTACAAtcaatacaaaatgggaaatgactgcttaggaaggactactgcagaaaaggatctggggcttatagttgatcacaaactaaatatgaatcaagAACGTAACAGTGCTGCAAAAAAAtgtgaatatcattctgggatgtatcagtAGCAGCGTactaagcaagacacgagaaggaATTCTTCCACTCTAGTCCACACTAAAGCCAcaactgcagtattgtgtccagttctgggcaccacatttcaggaaagatgtgtacaaattggagaaagtccagaggagtgcaacaaaaatgattaaaggcttagaaaacatTAATTTTGTAAATGGTCCATGATTTTACAATGGGCCAAGCCCTAACTCCATACATTCCTgaaattaaggcctggtctacactacgactttaattcggatttagcagcgttaattcgaattaaccctgcacccgtccacacaacgatgcaatttaattcgaaataaagggctcattaaatcgatttctgtactccaccccgacgagcggagtagcgccaaaattgattttagtatttcgaattagggttagtgtggccgcaatgcgatggtattggcctccgggagctatcccacagtgcaccattgtgaccactctggacagcaatctgaactcggatgcactggccaggtaggcaggaaaagccccgggaacatttgaaattcatttcctgtttgcccagcgtggagagcacaggtgaccacagatagctcatcagcacaggtagccatgcaggccgataatcgaaaaagagcaccagcatggagcgtatgggaggtactggatctgatcgctatatggggagaggattcagtgctagcagaacttcgttctaaaagacgaaatgcaaaaacttttgaaaaaatctccaagggcatgatggagagaggccacaatagggactcagatcagtgccgcgtgaaagtcaaggagctcagacaagcctatcaaaaaccaaaggaggcaaacggtcgctccgggtcagagccgcggacatgccgcttctacgccgagctgcatgcaattctagggggggctgccaccactaccccacctgtgaccgtggattccgggtcagggatagtctcatcagctacacctgaggattctgcggacggggaagaggaggaggaggaggaggaggaggaggacgagcttgcagagagcacccagcactccattctctccaacagccaggatctttttctcagcctgactgaagtaccctcccaaccctcccaagccagtatccaagaccatgaccccatggaagggacctcaggtgagtttaccttttaaaatataaaacttgttttaaaagcaagcatttttaatgattactttgccctgagga
Coding sequences within it:
- the LOC128830479 gene encoding myb/SANT-like DNA-binding domain-containing protein 2 isoform X2 → MQADNRKRAPAWSVWEVLDLIAIWGEDSVLAELRSKRRNAKTFEKISKGMMERGHNRDSDQCRVKVKELRQAYQKPKEANGRSGSEPRTCRFYAELHAILGGAATTTPPVTVDSGSGIVSSATPEDSADGEEEEEEEEEEDELAESTQHSILSNSQDLFLSLTEVPSQPSQASIQDHDPMEGTSAANLSSLPPPSRRRSQIRRRRKRTRDDMFTEIMECTRNQRAHLNEWKDM
- the LOC128830479 gene encoding myb/SANT-like DNA-binding domain-containing protein 2 isoform X1; amino-acid sequence: MQADNRKRAPAWSVWEVLDLIAIWGEDSVLAELRSKRRNAKTFEKISKGMMERGHNRDSDQCRVKVKELRQAYQKPKEANGRSGSEPRTCRFYAELHAILGGAATTTPPVTVDSGSGIVSSATPEDSADGEEEEEEEEEEDELAESTQHSILSNSQDLFLSLTEVPSQPSQASIQDHDPMEGTSAAANLSSLPPPSRRRSQIRRRRKRTRDDMFTEIMECTRNQRAHLNEWKDM